The Campylobacter concisus sequence TTTTGTAAAAGTTACCATTGTCGCTCTTTATGTAAAATTTTACGTAAAATATCACAAACTACTTTATAATCTACTAAATGGCCTAAATTTTTCCGCGACCTTTTACTGAAGTGATCGAGTTTATAAAGCTATAATCGATCTTTATATTACGCTCTCTTGGAAGTGAGTTTGCAAGAGCATTTAAAGTGCTTTCAAAATCCTCAAATAGATAGTTTGCAAGGCTTCCTGGATTTGGATTTATCTCATTTAGATAGACCTCATCATCTATCACAAAAAAGTCGCATCTAATGATCGCCCCGTCAAATCCACAATCATAAATTTTTGAAAAGTTAAATTTAAGCTTTTGCTTTAGCTCTTCAGAAATTTCAGCCTCTTTTACCTTATTTTCATTTGAAAAGCTAAGATACTTTTGCTCGTAGTCAAGAAATTCTTTCTTTTTTGGCTCTTCGATGATAGAAAATTTTATCTTTCCATCTATCTTACAGCCTGCAAGGTTGTACTCTTTTACTCCCTTTATAAAAGGCTCGACAAGCACATCCTTATCAAACTCAAATGCCACATCTTTTGCATAAGCTAGCTCGCTGGCGTCATGCACTATGTTTACACCTATGCTACTTCCAAGTCTTGCTGGCTTTAAGATAATAGGATAGTGAAATTTTGGCTCACTTTGACGAGTTAGCATCTCATAGTCAAGCGCCTTTACACCAGCCTTTTGTGCTAGAAATTTAGTAAGCTCTTTGTTGTAGCTAAGCGCACTTACTTCAAGCCTTGGAC is a genomic window containing:
- a CDS encoding D-alanine--D-alanine ligase, yielding MNLGVIFGAKSYEHEISIVSAIVLKNVLKQELKFIFCDANRDFYLIEEKDMRANFFSSGKYKNSKKLILSKGEFFIHSLFGDKKVECDVIINLIHGMDGEDGKIAALFDFYGIKYIGPRLEVSALSYNKELTKFLAQKAGVKALDYEMLTRQSEPKFHYPIILKPARLGSSIGVNIVHDASELAYAKDVAFEFDKDVLVEPFIKGVKEYNLAGCKIDGKIKFSIIEEPKKKEFLDYEQKYLSFSNENKVKEAEISEELKQKLKFNFSKIYDCGFDGAIIRCDFFVIDDEVYLNEINPNPGSLANYLFEDFESTLNALANSLPRERNIKIDYSFINSITSVKGRGKI